A stretch of Caldisericaceae bacterium DNA encodes these proteins:
- the dinB gene encoding DNA polymerase IV, which produces MERIIAHLDMDAFFASVEQVRKPWLKGKAIGVSNHPNGRSVIATASYEARVYGIKSGMPIKEAIKKLPSLIIVKGDMNLYEEISDKIYEILKKYAPSIERFSIDEAFLDFSYIAKNYDNARTIALSIKEDILRQTQLTCTIGISYNKLVSKIASKQAKPDGLLIIKKEEAFDFLRNLNVSKIPGIGNKIEKKLKEHFNVITIEDLQKINLNELIRVFHSYGVFLYQSARGIDESKVIDEFEKKQEKSIGNSTTLDFDTDNIDIIKSVLKKISANVGFRLRSKNFLTTKILLTIRYEDFTTFSYQTTVHETNNDYTIYEASLKTFRQNYSGKKVRLLGITATNLKSNDQGLFNKSKTKEENILTAIDTIKKKFNDATISYADTLTLDTLFFSKKISGR; this is translated from the coding sequence ATGGAAAGGATAATTGCTCACTTAGATATGGATGCATTTTTTGCATCAGTAGAGCAAGTAAGGAAACCTTGGCTAAAAGGAAAAGCCATAGGTGTATCTAACCACCCAAATGGGAGGTCTGTTATTGCAACTGCTTCTTACGAAGCAAGAGTTTACGGAATAAAATCTGGTATGCCAATAAAAGAAGCAATAAAAAAACTTCCATCACTTATAATCGTAAAAGGGGATATGAATCTTTATGAAGAAATTTCAGACAAGATTTATGAGATCCTAAAAAAGTATGCACCAAGTATTGAGCGCTTTTCTATAGATGAGGCGTTTTTAGATTTTTCGTATATTGCAAAAAATTACGATAACGCAAGGACAATAGCCTTATCCATTAAAGAAGACATTCTAAGGCAAACACAACTTACGTGTACTATTGGAATAAGCTACAATAAGTTAGTTTCCAAAATTGCTTCAAAACAAGCTAAACCCGATGGTTTGCTTATCATTAAAAAAGAAGAAGCGTTTGATTTTTTACGCAATTTAAATGTTTCAAAAATACCAGGCATTGGGAACAAAATAGAAAAAAAGTTAAAAGAGCACTTTAATGTAATAACAATTGAGGACTTACAAAAAATCAATTTAAATGAACTTATAAGAGTATTCCATTCGTATGGAGTATTTCTATACCAATCTGCAAGAGGAATAGATGAAAGTAAAGTAATAGATGAATTTGAGAAAAAACAAGAAAAATCAATTGGCAACTCAACAACGCTGGATTTTGACACTGACAATATAGATATTATAAAAAGTGTCTTAAAAAAGATCTCAGCCAATGTAGGCTTCAGATTGAGAAGTAAAAACTTTCTAACAACAAAAATCTTACTAACGATAAGGTATGAAGATTTTACTACATTTTCATATCAAACAACGGTACACGAAACAAACAACGATTATACGATATACGAAGCATCACTCAAAACATTCAGACAAAATTACAGTGGAAAGAAGGTAAGGCTACTTGGTATTACTGCAACAAACCTTAAAAGTAATGATCAAGGTCTTTTCAATAAGAGTAAAACAAAAGAAGAGAATATTTTAACAGCAATTGATACAATTAAGAAAAAATTCAATGACGCTACAATATCTTATGCAGATACACTGACTTTAGATACTCTATTTTTTAGTAAAAAAATAAGCGGAAGATGA
- a CDS encoding methyltransferase domain-containing protein produces the protein MSSYYPNSKVEVKGFEAKHYDRLLDIITFGSYASFIKKAIEKLEIKPNDRILDLGAGTGRNACLMRKFLSEKGEIVGLDISDEMIAQFKKKCEPFNNVKIIKKRIDEQLDYKDEFDKAFISFVLHGFPQEVRIKIIRNVFNALKKQGEFFILDYNEFSLDKMPFYLKIPFRIIECPYAFDFIEKDWKKILSQEGFINFKEYLFFGRYIRLLKGIKA, from the coding sequence ATGAGTAGTTATTATCCAAATTCAAAGGTAGAGGTCAAAGGATTTGAAGCAAAACATTACGATAGATTATTGGATATTATAACTTTTGGATCATATGCTTCGTTTATAAAGAAAGCTATTGAAAAATTAGAGATTAAACCAAATGATAGAATTTTAGATCTTGGAGCAGGAACTGGGAGAAATGCTTGCTTAATGAGAAAGTTCCTTTCAGAAAAAGGAGAAATTGTAGGGTTAGATATTTCCGATGAGATGATTGCACAGTTTAAAAAGAAATGTGAGCCTTTCAATAATGTAAAAATTATCAAAAAAAGAATTGATGAGCAATTAGACTACAAAGATGAGTTTGACAAGGCTTTTATCTCATTTGTGCTACATGGCTTTCCTCAAGAGGTTAGAATTAAGATCATTAGAAATGTCTTTAATGCATTAAAAAAACAAGGTGAATTTTTTATCTTGGATTATAACGAATTTTCTTTAGATAAAATGCCTTTTTATTTAAAGATCCCTTTTAGGATTATAGAGTGTCCTTATGCATTTGATTTTATCGAAAAAGACTGGAAAAAGATACTTTCTCAAGAAGGTTTTATAAATTTTAAGGAGTATCTTTTCTTTGGTAGATATATAAGATTGCTTAAAGGAATAAAGGCATGA